One Gordonia sp. SID5947 genomic region harbors:
- a CDS encoding pirin family protein gives MPAITADTLTLPRLSAAAPEKTERPVKSVTTGPRGYEGEGFPVVRAFAGVSSADLDPFVHMDQMGEVDYEPGEPKGTSWHPHRGFETVTYMIDGRFQHQDSTGGGGLIENGATQWMTAGAGILHIETPPAELVDSGGLFHGIQLWVNLPAVDKFITPKYQNLEGGQAALLTTEDAGALIRIIAGEIDGHAGPGSTHTPITFAHATVTPGARLSIPWRPDFNALVYVLSGRGTVGPDARPVRQGQLVVFGKGDRITVNADEGQDSNRPALELLVLGGRPIREPVFQYGPFVMNTKQQLVEAIEDFEAGRLGVIPPDALMPHTSR, from the coding sequence ATGCCTGCCATCACCGCCGACACCTTGACCCTGCCGCGGTTGAGCGCTGCCGCGCCCGAGAAGACCGAACGCCCGGTCAAGTCGGTGACCACCGGCCCCCGCGGCTACGAGGGTGAGGGTTTCCCGGTGGTCCGGGCCTTCGCCGGGGTGTCGAGCGCCGACCTCGACCCGTTCGTGCACATGGACCAGATGGGCGAGGTCGACTACGAGCCGGGTGAGCCGAAGGGCACGTCGTGGCACCCGCACCGCGGGTTCGAGACAGTCACCTACATGATCGACGGCCGGTTCCAGCACCAGGATTCGACCGGTGGTGGCGGCCTCATCGAGAACGGTGCGACGCAATGGATGACTGCGGGAGCCGGCATCCTGCACATCGAGACCCCGCCGGCCGAACTCGTGGATTCCGGCGGCCTGTTCCACGGGATCCAGCTGTGGGTGAACTTGCCGGCGGTCGACAAGTTCATAACGCCCAAGTACCAGAACCTCGAGGGCGGCCAGGCCGCCCTGCTGACCACCGAAGATGCAGGCGCCCTGATCCGCATCATCGCCGGAGAGATCGACGGTCACGCCGGGCCGGGTTCGACCCACACTCCGATCACGTTCGCGCACGCCACCGTCACGCCCGGAGCGAGACTGTCGATTCCGTGGCGCCCCGACTTCAACGCGCTGGTATACGTCCTGTCCGGGCGCGGCACCGTCGGCCCCGACGCACGACCGGTGCGGCAGGGACAGCTGGTGGTGTTCGGCAAGGGCGATCGGATCACCGTCAACGCAGACGAAGGCCAGGACTCGAACCGGCCGGCACTCGAACTACTGGTGCTCGGGGGACGACCCATCCGCGAGCCGGTGTTCCAGTACGGCCCGTTCGTGATGAACACCAAGCAGCAACTCGTCGAGGCCATCGAGGACTTCGAGGCCGGACGACTCGGCGTCATCCCACCGGACGCATTGATGCCCCACACCTCCCGGTGA